From Desulfolucanica intricata, the proteins below share one genomic window:
- the cas2 gene encoding CRISPR-associated endonuclease Cas2 yields the protein MFIILVYDVGVKRVNKVLKKCRTYLHWVQNSVLEGDISEANYVKLKAELSKIINTKEDSVVIYKFRSPKYNSREVLGVKKGGEENIL from the coding sequence ATGTTCATAATTTTAGTTTACGATGTCGGTGTAAAAAGAGTAAATAAAGTTCTAAAAAAATGCAGAACATACTTGCACTGGGTGCAAAATTCGGTGTTGGAAGGGGATATTTCTGAGGCGAATTATGTTAAGTTAAAGGCTGAATTAAGTAAAATAATAAACACTAAGGAGGATTCAGTAGTTATTTATAAGTTTAGAAGCCCCAAGTATAACTCGCGCGAGGTTCTTGGAGTTAAAAAAGGCGGAGAAGAAAATATCCTTTAA
- the cas1b gene encoding type I-B CRISPR-associated endonuclease Cas1b has protein sequence MKKTIYIFSSGELKRKGNTLYFETEENKKYIPVEDVGEIMIFGEVDFNKKFLEFISVKEIILHYFNYNGYYMGSFYPREHLNSGYMILKQAEHYTDEQKRIELARRFVTGAGKNIRQVLKYYNNRDCDLEDGLSKIEELCSSIPTMQDISPLMALEGNMREQYYKCFDNICKNPDFVFEERSRRPPRNYMNTLISFGNVLMYTIVLSEIYKTHLDPRIGYLHATNFRRFTLNLDVAEIFKPIIIDRLIFSLIRKKMITKKDFDKNTEGILLKDKGKQTFIQQLDEKLKTTIKHRDIGREVSYRRLIRLELYKLAKHLMGEKEYEPFVANW, from the coding sequence ATGAAGAAGACTATATATATCTTTTCCAGTGGTGAGCTAAAGCGTAAAGGTAACACTCTTTATTTCGAAACGGAAGAAAATAAGAAGTATATCCCCGTTGAAGATGTCGGTGAAATAATGATTTTCGGAGAGGTTGATTTTAATAAAAAGTTTCTGGAGTTTATATCTGTAAAAGAAATTATTTTACATTATTTTAACTATAATGGCTATTATATGGGCTCCTTTTATCCCAGAGAGCACCTTAACTCCGGGTACATGATCTTAAAACAGGCAGAACATTATACTGACGAACAAAAAAGGATCGAGTTGGCGCGACGGTTTGTAACCGGTGCCGGAAAGAATATTAGACAGGTGTTGAAGTATTATAATAACCGGGATTGTGACCTGGAGGATGGTCTCAGTAAGATCGAAGAACTATGTTCCTCTATTCCTACAATGCAGGATATCAGCCCGTTAATGGCCTTAGAAGGTAATATGCGGGAGCAGTATTATAAGTGTTTTGATAATATATGTAAAAACCCGGATTTTGTATTTGAAGAGCGCAGCCGGCGTCCGCCCCGGAATTATATGAATACCTTAATCAGCTTTGGCAACGTTCTGATGTATACCATCGTTTTGAGTGAGATTTATAAGACTCATTTAGACCCTAGAATTGGATATTTACACGCTACAAATTTTCGCCGTTTTACTTTAAACTTGGATGTAGCAGAAATATTTAAACCGATTATAATTGATAGATTGATTTTTAGTTTAATTCGTAAAAAAATGATAACCAAAAAGGATTTTGATAAAAATACGGAAGGAATACTGTTAAAGGATAAAGGGAAGCAAACCTTTATACAGCAATTGGATGAAAAGTTAAAGACAACGATAAAGCATCGGGATATAGGACGTGAGGTTTCTTACCGCAGATTAATCAGGTTGGAATTATATAAACTGGCCAAGCATTTGATGGGTGAAAAAGAGTATGAACCTTTCGTAGCTAACTGGTAA
- the cas4 gene encoding CRISPR-associated protein Cas4, with protein MQNNEIHVTGTLIWYYFICHREVWFMGRHIVPDQDNPNLDLGRFIGENSYSRDTKKEIAVGNSKFDIVRNQDGHLVIAEIKKSSKYKDSARMQLAFYLSELEALGIEAYGELLFPKEKNKEKIVLDDRLRGELEKAKRDILRIMYLPVPPPAQKKKLCKNCAYVELCWA; from the coding sequence GTGCAAAATAATGAAATCCATGTTACCGGTACATTAATCTGGTATTATTTTATCTGCCATAGAGAAGTTTGGTTTATGGGTCGTCATATTGTTCCGGACCAAGATAATCCCAATTTGGACCTGGGCAGGTTTATCGGGGAAAATTCCTACTCCCGGGATACTAAAAAAGAAATTGCTGTAGGTAACAGTAAATTTGACATTGTAAGAAACCAGGATGGCCACCTGGTAATTGCGGAAATTAAAAAATCTTCCAAGTACAAAGACAGTGCCCGCATGCAGCTTGCATTTTATCTCAGTGAACTGGAAGCACTGGGGATAGAAGCCTACGGAGAGTTGCTTTTCCCTAAGGAAAAGAATAAGGAAAAAATAGTTCTGGACGACCGGCTGCGGGGGGAATTAGAAAAAGCTAAACGAGATATCCTGCGAATTATGTATTTACCGGTTCCGCCACCGGCGCAAAAGAAAAAGCTTTGTAAAAATTGTGCCTATGTTGAGTTATGCTGGGCTTAG
- a CDS encoding CRISPR-associated helicase/endonuclease Cas3, which yields MSYWAHFDQEKGIKQGLKEHLSSVAALTRDRVAPNVEFKNISFPTIKKIVYWMGYFHDLGKYTDYFQKYLTENKKSVYKNHAHISACCLYSFLLDRVLDIDDDRQKKVTAFLIYLCIRKHHGALSLKGLFNISKEDEMWKSLQVVEKNLVNKGQEILQDAGLVKEITVEEFNGYLKTELLRKDKRSFGCMPQFLSSGRIQDEQWFFLTIYLFSLLIDTDKLDSGGLKFTGVKNVLHSQVSNYLKEKRVGQKSDADIALLDRREQARISMLGVIEGLSDEEIKNTRFFTLTAPTGIGKTLSSLQCAIRLQERIKEVEGYTPRIITAIPFINIIEQNKREYEKVFGNKLQLVVHHRLGDFSANTSSVEEIPVDKALLEVESWEGDVILTTFVQLFQSIFTGSNRLLKKINKLAGSIIILDEAQAVPEKYMPLIGAVLQKISRFWGTRFILMTATQPKILEFGDLLLGPGRKQSIELPLLTDYERYFADLRRTKFVPLLEKRLDTEEFLCLFQEKWNGKNSALIVVNTIKRSIEVYRKIKEFLEISDCDIPVYYLSTNIIPLKRREVIKKVKDMLDTRAPVILVSTQTIEAGVDLDFDLAFRDFAPLDSLIQTAGRVNREGKKGEYLPVYIVQLESDNHYVYELMHRKSTMELLTKSGTIEESRYGVLADEYYNLALTRGVSEKSKELWREGILKLDFEKLKEFQLIENTGEVADVFVEKDLKATSLANAYEELLGYKEYSNDNSLASCSEVFEQSNIENRDGKLSIFERKALIRLVWAKMSDYIVQVRMSRLKENRPVEFRDRGNVDSSLYWIPPGQIEQYYDEDTGFISETGEAFIF from the coding sequence ATGTCATACTGGGCTCACTTTGATCAAGAAAAGGGAATTAAACAGGGACTTAAGGAGCATTTGAGTTCTGTGGCCGCTTTGACGCGGGACCGGGTGGCGCCAAATGTGGAGTTTAAAAATATTTCTTTTCCAACTATAAAAAAAATAGTTTACTGGATGGGCTATTTTCATGATCTTGGTAAATACACAGACTATTTTCAGAAGTACTTAACAGAAAATAAAAAGTCAGTCTATAAAAATCATGCCCATATATCAGCCTGCTGCCTGTATTCTTTCTTACTGGATCGAGTGCTTGATATTGATGATGATAGGCAAAAAAAGGTAACTGCCTTTTTAATTTATTTGTGTATACGTAAGCACCACGGGGCACTCAGTCTGAAAGGGTTGTTTAACATCTCTAAGGAAGATGAAATGTGGAAATCATTGCAAGTAGTTGAAAAAAACCTTGTGAATAAAGGACAGGAAATTTTGCAAGATGCTGGTTTAGTGAAAGAAATAACGGTAGAGGAATTTAACGGCTATCTCAAGACGGAATTATTAAGAAAAGATAAAAGATCCTTTGGATGTATGCCCCAGTTTCTGAGCAGTGGACGGATTCAAGATGAGCAGTGGTTTTTTTTAACAATTTATCTATTTTCTTTGCTGATTGATACAGATAAACTGGACTCCGGTGGGTTAAAGTTTACGGGCGTGAAAAATGTTTTACATTCACAAGTGAGTAATTATTTAAAGGAAAAGCGAGTTGGTCAGAAAAGTGATGCTGATATAGCATTATTAGACCGGCGTGAGCAGGCCCGCATTTCGATGCTGGGAGTGATTGAGGGTTTATCTGATGAGGAAATAAAAAATACACGATTCTTTACCCTTACAGCACCAACTGGTATTGGAAAAACTCTCTCTTCCTTGCAGTGTGCAATTCGCTTGCAGGAAAGAATTAAAGAAGTGGAAGGCTATACCCCTCGGATTATCACAGCCATACCTTTTATTAATATTATTGAGCAAAACAAAAGAGAATACGAAAAGGTTTTTGGTAATAAACTGCAGTTGGTAGTGCACCACCGTCTGGGGGATTTTTCTGCCAACACCTCCTCAGTAGAAGAAATACCGGTTGACAAAGCTCTATTAGAAGTGGAGTCCTGGGAAGGAGATGTTATCTTAACTACCTTCGTTCAATTATTCCAATCTATCTTTACAGGTAGTAATCGGCTGTTAAAAAAGATTAACAAATTGGCGGGAAGCATTATCATTCTCGATGAGGCCCAGGCCGTTCCAGAAAAGTACATGCCTTTAATAGGTGCGGTATTACAAAAAATAAGCCGGTTTTGGGGGACCCGATTTATCTTAATGACAGCAACACAGCCTAAAATTTTGGAGTTTGGTGATTTATTGCTGGGGCCGGGTCGGAAACAGTCTATAGAATTACCTTTACTAACGGATTATGAAAGGTATTTTGCAGACCTCAGGCGTACTAAATTTGTGCCACTGCTGGAAAAAAGATTAGACACAGAAGAATTTCTCTGTCTATTTCAGGAAAAATGGAATGGCAAAAATTCGGCATTGATTGTTGTTAATACAATTAAGCGCAGTATTGAAGTGTATCGTAAAATAAAAGAATTTTTAGAAATAAGTGATTGCGATATCCCAGTATATTACCTGTCCACAAACATTATCCCCTTAAAAAGAAGGGAGGTTATTAAGAAAGTAAAGGACATGCTGGATACAAGGGCCCCGGTAATTCTTGTCTCAACCCAAACCATAGAGGCCGGTGTGGATCTGGACTTTGATCTGGCCTTCCGTGATTTTGCACCTCTGGATTCCCTAATTCAAACAGCCGGGCGGGTTAACCGGGAAGGAAAAAAGGGAGAATATCTTCCGGTTTATATCGTTCAATTAGAGTCGGATAACCATTATGTATATGAATTGATGCACCGAAAATCTACAATGGAACTGTTGACAAAATCGGGAACAATTGAAGAGTCACGATATGGAGTCTTAGCTGATGAATACTATAACCTTGCCTTAACAAGAGGTGTTTCAGAAAAGTCTAAAGAACTGTGGAGAGAGGGGATTCTCAAACTTGATTTTGAAAAGTTGAAGGAATTTCAATTGATTGAAAATACCGGAGAGGTGGCTGATGTATTTGTAGAAAAGGATTTGAAAGCCACTAGCCTGGCCAATGCCTATGAGGAATTATTAGGGTATAAGGAGTATTCTAATGATAATAGTTTAGCAAGCTGCTCAGAAGTTTTTGAGCAGTCGAATATTGAGAATCGTGACGGTAAGCTGAGTATTTTTGAAAGAAAGGCTTTAATTCGTTTGGTGTGGGCAAAAATGAGTGATTACATTGTTCAGGTCAGAATGTCCAGATTAAAGGAGAACAGACCTGTCGAATTTAGAGATCGTGGTAATGTTGATTCTTCCCTGTACTGGATTCCGCCGGGGCAAATAGAACAATATTACGACGAGGATACCGGCTTCATCAGTGAAACCGGGGAAGCTTTTATTTTTTAA
- the cas5 gene encoding CRISPR-associated protein Cas5 codes for MKIISFHLRGKMAHFRRYYSNSSALSYFIPPRTTLVGIIAGLLGRERDDYYDQFSLDVCKIAVAACAPVKKCMQKLNLLMVKKVGDLNGSAEHHSQTATELIIPQNIRTGIIDYKIWVHHRDKKIMNELEQILITGTPGYKSLGISVGLGTAFNLGWLEGGLITEGEDREENIELPVDSVIPIKKLIGIQAQQMSAAEYRLVKEEIPLEFNSQRQITERGLGNMVINLNGGSVPAKVKSYTRLESGSFIMWME; via the coding sequence ATGAAAATAATCTCTTTTCATCTCCGGGGGAAAATGGCTCACTTTAGGAGATATTATTCAAATTCCTCTGCCCTTTCCTATTTTATTCCTCCCAGGACAACACTGGTTGGAATTATAGCCGGCCTTTTGGGCCGGGAGCGGGATGACTACTATGATCAATTCTCCCTTGATGTGTGCAAGATAGCCGTGGCTGCTTGCGCTCCGGTCAAAAAGTGTATGCAGAAGTTAAATTTACTGATGGTAAAAAAAGTAGGTGATTTAAACGGTTCCGCTGAACACCACAGCCAAACGGCTACTGAGTTAATTATCCCACAAAATATTCGTACAGGCATTATTGATTACAAAATATGGGTGCACCACCGGGATAAAAAAATAATGAATGAACTGGAGCAAATATTAATAACGGGTACACCTGGTTATAAGAGTTTAGGCATATCCGTTGGGTTGGGTACAGCTTTTAACTTGGGCTGGCTGGAGGGCGGTTTAATTACTGAAGGGGAAGATAGAGAAGAAAATATTGAATTACCAGTTGACTCAGTCATTCCAATAAAAAAGCTAATTGGAATTCAAGCACAGCAAATGAGTGCTGCTGAATACAGACTTGTTAAGGAAGAGATACCCCTGGAATTTAATTCTCAAAGGCAGATTACAGAGAGAGGTCTGGGTAATATGGTGATTAATTTAAACGGCGGTTCTGTGCCCGCTAAAGTAAAGTCATATACGCGGCTGGAAAGCGGGAGTTTTATAATGTGGATGGAGTAA
- a CDS encoding CRISPR-associated protein, with protein MTLLKQNSDFLFGFQAAMTNCNGDPDQENKPRMDYETSTVLVSDARRKRDVRDFLKHKGYPIFVDTLADKKVPMEKMFEHVRDSWLADSEKMKLLFAENSYLAEKWDSLFGNTKDDFKNVYLGKLKDLKKKKDFVEFNNLFLTEIIKHSLIDIRLFGSAMAVEGVSRTFTGPVQIAWGYSLHPVELVKSNTITSIMNDDNSTFGKKHKLYYALVAHYGTMNKYSAGLTGMTEEDRDLFRKSLVQGLMNNQTDSKQGQDPLFYLEVVYNPEFDGYLGDLRRFLEVTYTEPIRKLEDLNLNFAKLTAVLKDMKGKGYVDKVLGWQHPFAQADHLIDMPEYEPLDLWAPVPLGE; from the coding sequence TTGACATTACTCAAGCAAAACAGTGATTTTCTTTTTGGCTTTCAGGCTGCTATGACTAATTGTAATGGTGATCCCGATCAGGAAAATAAGCCCCGTATGGATTATGAGACATCTACCGTACTGGTCAGCGATGCAAGAAGGAAAAGGGATGTGCGGGACTTTCTAAAACATAAGGGATACCCCATTTTTGTAGATACCTTGGCCGATAAAAAGGTCCCTATGGAAAAAATGTTTGAGCATGTCAGGGATTCCTGGCTGGCAGACAGTGAAAAAATGAAACTCCTATTTGCTGAAAATTCATACTTGGCAGAAAAATGGGATTCGTTGTTTGGCAATACTAAAGATGATTTTAAGAATGTCTATCTGGGAAAATTAAAAGATTTAAAAAAGAAAAAAGATTTTGTAGAGTTTAATAATCTATTTTTAACTGAAATTATTAAACATTCATTAATTGATATTCGTCTTTTCGGCAGTGCCATGGCCGTAGAGGGAGTAAGCCGCACTTTTACCGGCCCGGTGCAAATTGCCTGGGGCTACTCTCTACACCCTGTGGAATTGGTGAAATCCAATACTATAACTTCCATCATGAATGATGACAACTCCACCTTCGGCAAAAAGCACAAGCTATATTATGCTTTAGTTGCCCACTACGGAACCATGAATAAGTATAGTGCCGGTTTAACCGGAATGACTGAAGAGGACCGGGATTTATTCCGCAAGTCTCTGGTTCAGGGGCTAATGAACAACCAAACAGACAGTAAGCAGGGACAAGATCCTTTATTTTATTTGGAAGTTGTCTATAACCCGGAATTTGATGGTTACCTGGGTGATCTAAGACGGTTTTTGGAGGTTACTTATACTGAGCCCATCAGAAAGTTGGAAGATCTTAATTTGAATTTTGCTAAGCTTACCGCTGTATTAAAGGATATGAAGGGAAAAGGGTATGTGGACAAGGTACTGGGCTGGCAGCATCCTTTTGCACAGGCTGATCACCTAATTGATATGCCCGAATATGAGCCCCTTGATTTATGGGCTCCGGTTCCATTAGGAGAATAA
- a CDS encoding TM1802 family CRISPR-associated protein translates to MNLPQLTSFIGESVKTENHNLFSSLIKRVGKVKETETAYIISLIFDLKAGKIDFCLDKPFSEDSVNEYYYFGNNSAASSQYYLVRETKSLNYLLSSIWNDLNLTLGKYNLQDGELATILKKMEACNLITLGSKKGLGKVNLKKLSILKAIKTVELDQKELKVDGRKYNYEAFIRLFLSDDNKKNRYVLIVPVVRTESGEEIILSTHPEYLELVKQANNLGEGSQDEKKAAKKVKKNVKRVCYLCGNKKEGISSSYSAKFSRTGINKIFTTTTINSSPYLHNYNFDNVYSMCSNCYQKLLNGEKVVSEQFKGKIAGENAFIIPEGLFNNFDYNFVYKLKQNVDLAFKRSSTEELLEYIEAAVFGDAVNFYTLNFIIYRTDGNSVTVLETIEDVPTLRFEKIIRILAANVSALKPHLKDISLGSIYSLVPVRTNKKGEQLDIGRVLSLYKAILAGEQVNSQALFNYAAEALDKGLRQLSKVKPDNYLNMGLMFYAGGKEDFFIKRIIMSYLVLFRAARQLNILGQKDCHKKGKEEKKLQKISTVSVKTNASIEEMEKFLDEQEFSNEARALFYLGVLINRVAIAQYSKEHKTKPILKKIQFQGMKDKEVYRLYQDVLEKLRQYNKFSLYTEALINRFHHYYGNLEADWPLSERENVFYIMSGYAYLVGNRAPDITAEEEKDLAESVDEPKPED, encoded by the coding sequence ATGAATTTACCTCAGCTAACTTCTTTTATAGGTGAATCAGTTAAAACTGAGAATCACAATTTGTTTAGTTCACTGATTAAAAGAGTAGGTAAGGTAAAAGAAACCGAAACGGCATATATAATTTCTTTGATCTTTGACTTAAAAGCCGGAAAAATCGATTTTTGTTTGGACAAGCCCTTTTCAGAAGACTCAGTGAATGAATACTATTATTTTGGCAATAATTCCGCTGCTTCGTCCCAATATTATCTGGTACGGGAAACCAAGTCCCTAAATTATTTACTATCATCAATCTGGAACGATTTGAACTTAACTTTAGGTAAATACAACTTGCAGGATGGGGAATTAGCAACAATTCTGAAAAAGATGGAGGCTTGCAATTTAATTACCCTGGGTTCCAAAAAAGGGTTGGGAAAGGTTAATTTAAAAAAATTATCCATATTAAAAGCTATAAAAACAGTGGAGTTAGACCAAAAGGAGCTTAAAGTAGATGGTCGTAAGTATAATTATGAAGCCTTCATCCGTTTATTTTTGAGTGACGATAATAAAAAGAATCGGTATGTGTTAATTGTACCCGTGGTACGAACAGAAAGTGGGGAGGAAATAATTTTATCCACCCATCCCGAATATTTAGAACTAGTTAAGCAGGCAAATAACCTTGGAGAAGGATCACAAGATGAAAAAAAGGCTGCCAAGAAAGTAAAAAAGAATGTTAAGCGAGTTTGCTATCTTTGCGGCAATAAAAAAGAAGGTATTTCTAGCTCTTATTCCGCCAAATTCAGCCGGACAGGAATTAATAAGATTTTTACCACTACCACAATCAATTCATCTCCGTATTTGCATAATTACAATTTTGATAATGTTTACTCTATGTGTAGCAATTGCTACCAAAAACTCCTAAACGGTGAAAAAGTTGTATCTGAGCAATTTAAGGGGAAAATAGCGGGCGAAAATGCCTTCATTATTCCCGAAGGCTTGTTTAACAATTTTGATTACAACTTTGTTTATAAATTAAAACAAAATGTAGATCTGGCATTTAAAAGAAGCAGCACGGAGGAATTGCTGGAGTATATTGAAGCTGCCGTTTTTGGTGATGCTGTAAATTTTTATACTTTAAATTTTATTATTTATCGTACAGATGGAAACTCGGTGACAGTACTGGAAACCATTGAAGATGTTCCGACCCTTCGCTTTGAAAAAATAATAAGAATATTGGCTGCAAATGTTTCTGCTTTAAAACCGCACTTAAAAGATATTTCTTTGGGTAGTATTTATAGCTTAGTACCGGTGCGAACTAACAAAAAAGGAGAGCAATTGGATATCGGCCGAGTTTTGTCCCTGTATAAGGCAATCCTAGCCGGGGAGCAAGTAAACAGCCAGGCCTTATTTAATTATGCAGCCGAGGCTTTGGACAAGGGGCTGCGCCAGTTAAGTAAGGTTAAGCCCGATAATTATTTAAATATGGGGCTGATGTTCTATGCCGGTGGCAAAGAAGACTTTTTTATTAAGAGAATAATCATGAGTTACCTGGTTTTGTTCCGGGCTGCCCGGCAATTAAATATTCTTGGACAGAAGGATTGTCACAAAAAAGGAAAGGAGGAGAAAAAGTTGCAAAAAATTAGTACCGTTTCTGTGAAGACTAATGCTTCTATAGAGGAAATGGAGAAATTTTTGGATGAACAGGAGTTTAGCAATGAAGCACGGGCCTTGTTTTATTTAGGTGTTTTAATTAACCGAGTAGCTATTGCCCAGTATTCTAAGGAACATAAGACGAAACCTATTTTGAAAAAAATACAGTTTCAAGGCATGAAAGACAAAGAGGTGTACCGGTTATATCAGGACGTCCTTGAGAAGCTGCGGCAGTATAATAAATTCAGTTTATATACAGAAGCTCTGATCAACCGTTTTCATCATTATTATGGTAACTTAGAGGCTGACTGGCCACTAAGTGAAAGGGAAAATGTATTTTATATTATGTCAGGTTATGCTTACCTGGTAGGAAACAGGGCACCGGATATAACTGCGGAGGAAGAAAAGGATTTGGCGGAAAGTGTTGACGAACCAAAGCCGGAGGATTAA